The DNA sequence taaacaaaaaaattaaatattttaatttaaattttaagacaaaCTTTTTATGTAATTATCTTTGATATAGTCAAATCTACTTTAAATCAGTCTGTATGCGAATTACGTGGAATTTCTGAATTACAAAGTCGAAATTGAAAGTCAATGCGGGCTGAAAAAAAAGTCAAAGACGCAACAAGATTCAAAGGTGGACTCCtctgaatttttataatttcaaaaagttaatttatatccgtatataaaatatgttaatatttagaaaatttatgaattgagttatgaaatttgtaaaaagattatttataatatatatatatatatatatatatatatatatatatatatatatatccatttaatttttctaataaaatattttactctttttttttcttctaaatagcACCTCTTTCAATTTAAgaagtataaataattatatttaaaacttcattaatttgttttagtattatgtaattttattatgaatgatTTGGAAATTAATACTGTTTATTAACCTATTCCATCTTGGTAAGTTTAATGTCAttgcatatttttgtttttaaatattgaatttcATCATGtatttgtcaaaatttcataTGTTTAATAACCACAGGTATTATTTTATATCCACTGTGAAACAGTTATTAGCGTTAGatccaaaattaacaaaatactaTCAGAAAATCTGTgcaaaatatacaaattttattccctatgttataataataacaataatttagaaataaaaaattaggaagaaaataaaaaatttagtgaTGAATAATAAATGTAAACACTTTTAGTGAAACATTTATTGATAACTCTTTTCCCTGTAAACAGAGTTTTGGTGGTAAAGAGCCGTGCCCATTGATGCTATACTTTTTTGTATCATGATTCTGAATTTGTCAATATGGACTTCAGAACTCATCAGGAGGCCTCTTTATCTTTGTGGCCCAAATGTAACCACTAGATGATAGTAAAATTTGCTTTCGGTCTAAGATAGAgaacaacaataaataaataaataattatattaaaagtttgaaaaaccTACCATTTCGTCTCCAAATTATCCATAGATTATGGTTTCatatagaaaaggaaaaagaatctCCACGGTTATGTATAAGACTTCTGTCAAAACAAATATGGCACAAGTTTAGACTTAACACCAAGAGTCAAACAAAGAATAACTATGGTAATGACTAAGGACTTGTGTGTGCATAGCATTATTTATCATTCTATTTTTCAccaactatattttatttttctatgcaattctaatcaataatttatttatgatatattaccactattattaataataaaaatattaaactattcAATTGGTTAGTTATtcctataataataataataataacatatataataataaaaagtttgtaattgGACTggatcattatttttttacactTTCATATTGGCTGTTGACACctttataaatagaattttttaatttttttttattttatatttcatgatTAATTCATGTGGATTAAActgatataataattttattttataaacaaattaaataatatatggCATTGTCACgttaatattctaaaaaataaaagaagtaaatGATATAAAAGTTTCGACTAACAATTTTACTTTACGTAAGaaaaacttatcttctttttATAATAGAAATGCGGATCGATGCAAAAGTGGATgtgtttttgttataattattactttttatttataatttagtttattttctttttttaaagaacATAGAAATGTTCAAAGTGCccttttatttcattaatttaacTTGTCTtaaactataaaagaaaaacacttgACACTTGCATATAAGTTTCAAATGTAGGTAAATTTTAACCAATGTTATTCTATTTAACGAAACATTTCTTAAACGACAGTAGCtgaattgatattttattttcaataactCTTTTCTATCTTGACATTAcgtttaagaaaatataaaggtttcataattattgtataataagaaaaaaataaatattaaaataagtgttattttaatttttcaatatatttttaactttgttaattaattatttatttattaataacataaaagtggttaataagaaaattataaaatacttcatttatttagtttagtttttaattataaaaaaacacaaaaagataGAAACATTAAGGAAAGTATCTTAACTATGGCAGTGAAGTCCTTAATGTTTGATTCAATGAGTTTGTAGGAAGACACAGCATTTGAGAgttggagaagaagaaagaggaagcAAAGAACAAGGATGGTGGAGTTGGTGTTGTTCAAGAACCCATTGCTCCACGCATCACTCTCCCTGATCCTCGTCTTCACCTTCGCCTTCTTCAAAATCCCCCTCCTTTTCCTTCACGCTCTCCAGACCTACATCCACCCCGATTCCCAACCCCAATCCAATGGCCTCAGAGCCGCCATCCGTCGCCCCGGCGTCGACGGCTACCAGCCCCTCTCCTCCAAAACCGCCGCCGAACTCAAGAAGAGGAACAAGTCCAACAAGGACAAGCCCGATTTTGACGAAAACAATGCCCAGATCTTCAGACTCACGCTCGACCATGCCCACCTACAGTCCCGACTCTTCGTCGATCAGTACTGCGTCGCTTTCACTCTCTCCTTCGCTGCCCTTTTCTCCCTCTTGCTCCACAACTTTCTCCAATCGCCCCCGCATAATGGGTTCTTCGCCAACGGCGTTTTCGTTCCAATTCTGTTATCAATTTTGAGTCTTTACATGTGGGGGACGCTGCTCGTTAAGGTCACGTTCGAGAGATCCGCGTCCAGGAGGTCCGAGAAGCAATTGAGCTTTTTTTTTGGGGTTTTGGGGCTTTTCTTGGGGCTTTTGTTTGTTCCTGATGGCGTGTCTTCGGTTTTGGAGTTCCATTTTGAGTCTCCTATCGATGGGTTTTGGAGGGTTTTCGTTGCTGCATTGATGGGTTTCCTTGCGGGGTGTTTGTTCATTCCTGCTTCTAGAAGTGCTCGTTGTTTTTGGCTTGGGACTGATCAGATACGTTGCAATTTGTCGATGATAACTTGTGGGTGGTTTACTCGTGCGATCCTTTATGCAAATCAGGTGTTAGTTATATTTGTAGCTCTGTTGTGGATAACCCCCTTGGCTGAGATTTTTGTGAATAGTGGAGATGCTGCGGCAAAGAGTGGATTTGGTAATGCGGAGAAATTGGTGGGGAGTATGGGGTTCTTGGCTTCTGATTTTGGTAGGTTTAGGAAGTGGTGCTTGTTGGGGTCTAGTTTGTTGCAGATTGTGGCTTTGAGGCCTAACCTGCAGATGTATCTGAATGAAGCTTTGTTGTCTTGGTACCAAAGGCTTCATGCTAGCAAGGTTCCTGACTTGGATTATAGTAGGGCAAAGATGTTTCTGCATAATCACTATTTGTGCCTTGTGGTTTTGCAGTTCCTTGCCCCTCCTGTGCTGGTGCTTATCTTTCTTGGCTTGTCACAGATTGATGGTGGTTCCTTTGCAAATCTTACGATGATGAGTGATTTACTGCCCAGGTTTGTTTTCATCAGGGAAGTGACTTTGTTTTTGGCTTGGTGGGTAAGCTTCCTCTGGGCACTGTTCTCCTCGGCGATCCTTATGCTACATCGCCACTGTGTTTTATATGTTTCTTGATTGAGCTTTAGTTTTCCTGAGTGCGATTTATTGGGCCTTTCGGTGAGCCTTTTATCAATACTTTCATTTTGAGAAGAGTGCTGGACTTGTAACTGAAGTTTTGCAGGTTAGTTGACACGGTATCATTCTTTAGCAGATATGAGGTTTCaagttgtttgttgtatgttgtTACTGTTGAAGTTATTGGACATTAGAATCATACACAATAAACTGACTATAGAAAGGCCAAAGTTTATATCAAAGTATACATTCCCTTCAAATATCATGCACACTTACATGTGTCGTAGTTTGTGATTTAGAGGTGTATGTGTATACAGGCTGAAACACTTGACATGATTTTATTTCGATAAGTACGAAAGTTTAGCACTGGATTAGCCATCCGTGTATTTTTCCTAGAAGTAAATGTTATCGTGCTTGTTCATCATCCGTGTATAAACACTTATTTCAGTTGTTTATTATGCTAATcatatcatttttatatatgcaccctttctttctttctttccctcTATAATAATAGTGTATGAACGTGAAACAAACTACAAACATTGTTTGCTATAACAATTTCATACACTCAGTCTTTCAAGATCTGTACCTACTGCAGTTCTGTGCTCTTACTGTGTGGTGTAATTGTGGTGCATTTATGCATAATTACATGTAAAGTGTATATGACACTGTATTTAGTTTTGGTCCTTATGTGATGTgttaaataaatgaagaaataaaTCACCTTTATGCCTTGATTAAAACTTATCACCCACCATTCTCTGCTATTAGAATGTCCATTTGTAAACAGAGActataaatttaaacattttgaGGTCTTTTCAATATGCTATCTGTTcataaatgattttttctttGAGTAGAAACACAACTTGGCTTGACATTGCTATTTTGACATACTTTTTGGGGAGTGTATATGTGCACACCATAAATTATTCTGTGTCTCGTGTATTGGATACAACGAAATTgcctaattatttaaaatatggtTGAGGTTGTCTCCACCTGTTATAGTATTGGTGTATCTACAAAATGGGGTGAGAAATGCAGCAATTTTCGGTGGGAACTTGAGAAATAAGAATCACTAATCTTTACTATCCATGAAGTGTTTGGCCAAAAAATTAGCTGACCATGTTTCAGATGTTTTAACTAGGTATAAAGAACTGTTAGATATATTTCTGTTTTCAAGAACAGGAAACACCTTTATGTTGAGAATGAAACTTTTGTAATGTGATTGTTTTCTTaaaagagtggtgtcaaaatactCTTTTTTTATCTGTTATTGTCCACtgatgtatatttattttcctttattagATTTGtctgttttaacttttaattatattagccTGTGCATCTGTACCATTTTTCGTAATGACGGATTTGGTACCTGCACATGCCTATAGAAGTATGAAATcttatattagtttaatatcAAACTCAGACTTTTACTGATTAGAAGGTAAATATTCCAATAAACTTAGAATTTCTTGATCGATGATTAACCATTGCATTATGCGCGTGAGAGCTTGCTTACAGTGCACAGAAAGAAGTTTTAAAGTTGTTTGGATTAACATTTGGAGATTTGATATTGCTCTTGTAAATTTGATCCTGGTTAAAAGTTCCTTTGAGGTTTGAGGTGTAGTTTTGTGGTCAATTTGTGTTGCAATTTGTATGAAATTCTAGGAATGTGAAAAATGTTGTTCAGTTGTTACTtgttacttttaataaaatatgaagtcagtagaaaatttgattttaatgaaaaaaaaaaatacaactctTGTACATGGTCACGCAATGGTTTCTGAACTTATCTTTTGAGatagaaaaatgttttattttttaaacttttttatggttttcgtACAgggttaatttatatttacatgcGAAATTGGAATTCCTTTTTCTGtttcaaaattcatataaaattcGTCCATATATCTTAGTAATGCATAAAATATGTCTTCataactaagaaaaaaaatatataaaactaaataacaaaagaataatatatttctttcaaTCATACTTGATTGTCATGTATTTGACGTGTCAGTCCAGTTAACAACCAGTTAACAAGACGTTAATCATATTAACTAAAAGAtaatgttgttttgttttgaaagaCAGTTTTCATGTATTactaaaatataagttaaatagttgtttaaactaattaatcgattattatattatgtaagtgttaaatgatattaaaatattaatatattttaaaattaatataagttgGTTGAATCAAGTACTCTgtgaaatattatgaattttttaaatgtaaaagaaaaaatattataaattaatatcttattatatataattaatgtattgCAACAAATCATGTGataaatttactaatttttattaatgtaaattaaattaaaataatatatatcaaagTAAAGTCATGTCATTAAATTATTTAgataatttatgataaaattaaagaacATATGAATTTACCACAAAGTCATGtcattaaattaattagataatttatgataaaattaaagaacATAAGAATTTACCACGTTAATTTTATCCAATAATCCTACAATTTTTACGGTGAAGAAATAAGTCtacagttttttattttctgatatAATGAGttttaaaaatggataaaacaTAAGTTTTCGACTAGGTAACCTTCTCACATGGTATATCTCAATCTATTATGTTAGATTAAATGTTTTCTAAAGCAAGAATTATCCCCCAAAAAATAATCAGTTATGCTTTTATGTGGAAAGTTTGAGAATATTTTATACAATGGGCACTCACTATAGAATAGCCTTGACAAATTATTCTTTTGatgatttcaattaaaaacacCTGTTTAGTCAActtaaatataagtaaattataactactattactttatttaattttatcatttgaaaaataatttaaacttagACCTAAATGCAAtcccaaaaaatataaaacgaaaatgatttgaaaagtttttttttatatatagaattAAACGTATATAATTGATTTAACTAATATTCTTAAACCGTAAAAATTAGTGTTGTTTATATTTAAGTAAAGGTAACaataaccataaaaaaaaaataataagagacaATTCAATTTTGATAAGAAAAAGTTGTAAAATACTTCTAAGACGATAATATTCCTTTATCTAATAAGTCACTATTGTTGAATTACATTGATAATACAATACCACTTCTAATAATTTAACATAACATGCCATCACATATCTTATATGTTTATCCTCCTATTGTTTTAAAGAACATgttatttataatgatttaatttatgaataaatatgtttttgctcttaatttcttttttaaaattatgatttatttttcaaactaaaagtatatttctttcattcctgtattttataaaagtgaTGTGAAACATCATTTTCAGCACGAGTAGAGAGTTTAATGGATAACAAAGAGAAATCTAACAgctttttttgaataatttgaaaacaaaaacacatatttaacactttaaaaaaatgtattttatgaacaattttttaaaacaagaaaaaataaaacgacTTTTTAGAATTCAAATTTCCTTTCCTATATTAttgttaaacaaaataatatcagacatttcatttgaattaatttacatataagttaattttaatttatgaaaaaatcatttaactttttcttttatcattaaatttaaaaaaaaaaattcaaaacatattgAAAATACACATACCCGCATTCTTGTAAACAAACTAGTAAGTGATGAGACCTTATTGgttttgtaatatttatcaacaaaagtttaaaaatgtGATTGGCTGAGGAAATAATTATTCTGTACTAAATGAGTTTGCCTATTAagcttattttaatattgatattttctttcattttaagtaaatttttttttatagggATTTTTGCAAGTTGGGTTGATTAGAATTAGGGGCAAACTTACTATTCAACCCATTAAGAAAATATTGGGTTGGattgagttttatattttttaatcttaaatcaAATGTAACCAATCCATTATTAAGCAGGTTGAGTTTAGTGGGTcaattgagttaaaattttgaaaaaaaattatgttttttgttaaaagttttaatttttaagtatgagcttgattaaaaaaaatagtacaagctttaaaaaattaattcaagaaCTTAAGTAAGTGAATAAGTCGAGCTACAATAATTTGTCTACACTAACTAAagatatgaaaagaaaagaaaagaaaatatgatttatttaataacattattattaataataaaatcatatgtGAAACTTCAAAGTTTCATATTAGTTCAGTAAAGATTGAAGTAGATTTCAAAAAGTTATATATGGTTATTCTATGAAACTCTTTTATAATGTGACGACTACTAGCGCCGTTACACAATGCAGATGAGATAAGCGTGGTtcatatatacataattaaCAATGCTATtaatagaaacaaaattatacACTTTCATACACTAAACTTAGTATTAGAGACTATAAAAAGAATCTAAATAAGTTTAGGGAAAAAGATAGTAAAGTTATTTTGCTTCCCAATTTGCATGAGACAAGAGTTGGCAGTGTGAGTTGGTTGTCATCTTATACTTACGTAGCATGTCAAACTCTCTTCATCTCATCCAAAAAAGCACATACTTACGTTCAATCATAAATCTCTTACGTCATAAACGCAACAACTATCCAAGAGATAttcaaattacataaatatttttctcctCCATATACCGATACTTGTGCTCTCATTCTAACGTAATGAAACCATGAATTTGGTATAGCATTTTACTGTCTATGTTTATCTTTCTTGATTTATTGTTTTGGGTAGAAACTGAaggtttatgtttaatttaagaAGACTAAACAATCTGTAAATAAGTTTGAGACTATTAGGTGGTTTAAATTGCATAAACATTATGCCTAACATGATACCTACTTTAAAACTACACTCTAACGATAACTTTTATTCATTGATAGTGTTGCGTACAAAAGTGAAACATTTGTAAGAGTTTCAAGTTAAGTGGGATTGGAAACCGATGacaatttaagtttaaaatttgtttcgATTTTTTACTCATTATGTGAGCATCAATTAACCGATAATATTAaccattatatattattaatatgatataaatttatAGCTTTATTTATCGAGTTTCACATTTGCCATCTTATATATAGGAAATGttatttgaaactttgatattaaaaatagaatacaTAAATACATCATTGAACCAAACTTTTGCATCTCTTTCGGATTGAGTTGTTGGCTTTAACAATGAACTCATGCCTATTTGGTCGCGTGGTGATAAGATGAAACTTCCTCCTTATGAAGCTTCTAGCACATTTGTTGGGATGGTTAGGATCACATTTCAATAACCCCTCGCCCCAAATAAAAAAGGAACTCTATTCAATGCTATGTATTTTGtgattaaaacaaataaataaatattaaaatgaactATATATGTAAACTTTGTCGGGGAATCTTTTCATACCATACGCATTAGAGAtgagatatttttcattttcatgctTTCCAAATATAGATGAAgacaaattttaatca is a window from the Vigna unguiculata cultivar IT97K-499-35 chromosome 7, ASM411807v1, whole genome shotgun sequence genome containing:
- the LOC114192399 gene encoding uncharacterized protein LOC114192399, with amino-acid sequence MVELVLFKNPLLHASLSLILVFTFAFFKIPLLFLHALQTYIHPDSQPQSNGLRAAIRRPGVDGYQPLSSKTAAELKKRNKSNKDKPDFDENNAQIFRLTLDHAHLQSRLFVDQYCVAFTLSFAALFSLLLHNFLQSPPHNGFFANGVFVPILLSILSLYMWGTLLVKVTFERSASRRSEKQLSFFFGVLGLFLGLLFVPDGVSSVLEFHFESPIDGFWRVFVAALMGFLAGCLFIPASRSARCFWLGTDQIRCNLSMITCGWFTRAILYANQVLVIFVALLWITPLAEIFVNSGDAAAKSGFGNAEKLVGSMGFLASDFGRFRKWCLLGSSLLQIVALRPNLQMYLNEALLSWYQRLHASKVPDLDYSRAKMFLHNHYLCLVVLQFLAPPVLVLIFLGLSQIDGGSFANLTMMSDLLPRFVFIREVTLFLAWWVSFLWALFSSAILMLHRHCVLYVS